The Neodiprion fabricii isolate iyNeoFabr1 chromosome 4, iyNeoFabr1.1, whole genome shotgun sequence genome window below encodes:
- the LOC124180454 gene encoding HEAT repeat-containing protein 5B isoform X3, whose product MNASLSLSLQRFRRRRGCVERVDRGGGTVTMMELSHSLTLNEDALNQIPEAKRPVFVFEWLRFLDKVLVAAQKNDIKGCQQKLVEQLTRHMQGAPGPPTRRLIARCLATLFSVGDTFLLFDTVNKCNDILKNKDDSPSFLPTKLAAICCVGCMYEKLGRMMGRSYEDTVQILIKSLRSAESQTRIEIMHTLEKVCAGMGSAITNVHKEIYKVARHCLTDRVMAVRCAAAKCLLEMLNHAPFLCTTEIESVATLCFRAFEGSNYEVRCTVAKLLGALVATTQQAATKGNNPPVLAPQSKGFKPISLDEALNILMSGFLRGGAGFLKGTGEMIKGSSGVNREVRVGVTHAYVVFVQILGGAWLERNISTLVSHVLDLVANPKAASSHVDAVYSRKCINFILRGTIGKLLGEGAQAAACKEIAHVILKQMNSIDFSPENAKDCNQETLFSQHLLVCALQEMGNLILGLGTTACNLISDQSLSLIETTIAVLVHPCQAARLAASWCLRCICVAVPSQITPLIDRCVDAIENMRSSPEAIAGYSSALAAVLGSVRLSPLGVPHTKGKIIFNTAEELLRSASQNSRLSLNRTHAGWLLIGAIMTLGVAVVRGLLPRMLLLWRNSFPRSNKELESEKARGDAFTWQVTLEGRAGALSAMHSFLLHCSDLLNDDITRRLLTPIESALAMLTNLSTVLKNYGQQLKAPAAMVRLRLYETLLLLPPQTFEGSYTHLLRMLVSEFTLTENPGNTTTSLLRIVCHADDSVILGTWLQETDHRTIEDQMEPNRRADSEHLQPNSAAGSGALEHDSCCLYRPVPNGEIVPGPLPLGVAVIDMSVSLFGQIFPRVANKHRLQMLDHFSECIKHAKSARQEAVQMNVFTAVLSGLKGLNEAKTSFGQEDVKKSATNLIISALVSSNSILRCAAGEAVGRMAQVVSDSKFTAELAQTSFDRLKSARDVASRTGHSLALGCLHRYVGGMGSSQHLNTSVSILLALAQDNTSPVVQVWALHALALIADSGGPMFRGYVEPTLSLALTLLLNVPHSYIDVHQCIGKVLSALITTIGPELQGNTSTICMARSSFLCACAIMQDHQDPLVQAEATGCLQQLHLFAPRHVNLSSLVPTLCRTLSSNHLLLRKAAISCLRQLAQREAKEVCEHAMTLANESRDTNIVEGLVITETGLPGVLFSMLDTETDSRLIKDIHDTLTSMLQMLAADNLSQWLSLCKDVLTVASESSTTTEEVTAVLTEDSTADDEGGEAEGDDDQAEFHAEESTRQRPAVSPRWPTRVFAAQSVRRIITACLVNKQAHFDLALAKEMQLTRGRGDFLVLHLSDLVRMAFMAATSDCDPLRLEGLKTLQEIIDKFAKVPEPEFPGHLLLEQFQAQVGAALRPAFSTETASHVTAAACEACSAWIGSGVARDLNDLRRVHQLLVSSLEKLRGGHSHQQLYNESLSTLEKLAILKAWAEVYVVAMINDGSAPGNVETSSRNKAHTTAANEEEGFGEFEFQNESLLSLVQPELLSLSQHWLAALRDHALLSLPPEFSSQLPHDGGAFYTTDTMESARPYYLESWAPILHAATLWLNARGFESPEPANVDTNTKNKLGRNNNNDSTNTESNVERFHLLFGICMEALCSPRSSESTQSVETCLSALYTLLDSIWARNVLMVDRSLPIELCNVLHRLLLTRESYTIQMMVMEVLKQVMRAAQEDLADRKKSKLKELVPANQESKDTTEVDELGEGQETGDLIPGQSLVFAVLEVCLCLLVRQIPALNPSPGGATTVLSHRGYTASEECGRLIAATLNVMEGLPRLCSPQGAIAILPTLLYLTTGVIRETAIRTDNDNSGVGPGAPVHGALHCLKSLMTNKYATDARSEQQWKTLLQSALAKIVDLAKTGCDETKMDEVAMMLGIAVFVLHASPEVVSAPNLQYPCINHFRQCLQSENTLVKLKCIQTLRTIFMHYERSVSTPYIHALAPRLVEYLYSESSKQVSNETQLTLTLESIATIEALISLAEPANRIQMLTLLVPILINYLLEGDALRHGSKFQITLHQQSFQWLNKIGPKYPQEFKTLMAQSTELKTKLENAVKSSHQQQVQKQSRLSEPVKQAIKLNTAPSIKLKTDFSNFN is encoded by the exons AACGATATCAAGGGATGCCAACAAAAATTAGTCGAACAGCTCACAAGGCACATGCAAGGGGCTCCGGGACCACCGACCCGTCGTCTCATAGCGCGCTGCCTTGCAACCCTCTTTAGTGTTGGCGACACATTTCTGCTATTTGACACAGTAAACAAGTGCAACGATATTCTCAAAAACAAGGACGACTCTCCGAGTTTCCTGCCCACAAAATT AGCTGCAATTTGCTGCGTCGGATGTATGTACGAAAAATTGGGCCGCATGATGGGCCGATCTTACGAAGACACTGttcaaatattgataaaatcaCTCCGCTCAGCGGAGTCGCAAACCCGGATAGAAATAATGCACACTCTTGAGAag GTGTGCGCTGGGATGGGATCTGCCATTACAAACGTCCACAAGGAAATTTACAAAGTGGCCCGACACTGCCTTACGGATAGAGTCATGGCAGTACGTTGCGCTGCTGCTAAG TGTCTTTTGGAAATGTTGAATCACGCACCTTTTCTGTGCACAACTGAAATCGAAAGTGTTGCCACGTTGTGTTTTCGGGCATTCGAAGGTTCAAATTATGAAGTGAGATGTACCGTGGCAAAACTTTTGGGTGCATTAGTTGCCACCACGCAACAAGCAGCCACGAAAGGAAACAATCCGCCAG TTTTAGCTCCTCAAAGTAAAGGGTTTAAGCCAATATCATTGGATGAAGCACTGAACATACTAATGTCTGGATTTCTACGCGGCGGTGCCGGCTTTTTAAAAGGCACAGGAGAAATGATAAAGGGAAGCTCGGGCGTAAATCGTGAAGTGAGAGTTGGAGTTACACAT GCCTATGTAGTATTTGTGCAAATTCTCGGAGGAGCTTGGCTTGAGCGTAACATAAGCACCCTGGTTTCCCACGTCCTAGATCTGGTCGCTAATCCCAAAGCGGCCAGTTCACACGTGGATGCAGTATACTCGAGAAAATGCATAAACTTTATCCTCCGAGGTACGATAGGAAAGTTGTTAGGTGAGGGAGCTCAGGCTGCAGCGTGCAAAGAAATCGCCCATGTAATTTTGAAGCAGATGAACTCCATCG ACTTCAGCCCAGAAAACGCGAAAGACTGCAATCAAGAAACGTTATTCAGCCAACATCTGTTAGTCTGTGCTTTACAAGAAATGGGAAATCTGATTCTCGGACTGGGCACAACCGCTTGTAATCTCATATCCGACCAATCACTTA GCTTGATTGAAACAACAATAGCAGTTTTGGTGCACCCTTGTCAAGCGGCAAGACTAGCCGCTTCGTGGTGTCTGCGATGCATTTGCGTCGCTGTTCCAAGTCAGATAACACCGTTGATAGACCGTTGCGTGGAtgcaattgaaaatatgagaagTTCGCCGGAGGCAATAGCAGGCTACAGTAGTGCCCTAGCCGCGGTTTTAGGAAGCGTAAGATTATCGCCCCTCGGAGTTCCCCATACCAAGGGAAAG ataATATTTAATACAGCTGAAGAATTATTGAGAAGTGCTAGTCAAAACAGCCGGTTGTCGTTGAACAGAACTCACGCTGGTTGGCTATTGATCGGGGCTATAATGACTcttg GCGTGGCGGTGGTGAGGGGATTACTGCCGAGGATGTTATTACTCTGGAGGAATTCTTTTCCACGTTCAAACAAAGAGCTTGAGAGTGAAAAAGCTCGCGGAGATGCGTTCACCTGGCAGGTGACACTGGAAGGCCGAGCTGGGGCACTTTCTGCTATGCACAGTTTCTTGCTACATTGTTCAGATCTTCTCAATGATGACATCACTCGCAGGCTTCTCACACCTATTGAGTCTGCCTTGGCAATGCTTACAAA CTTATCCACAGTCCTCAAAAACTATGGTCAACAATTAAAAGCTCCCGCTGCCATGGTCAGATTACGCTTGTACGAAACGTTATTACTGCTACCACCCCAAACTTTCGAAG GCTCATACACACATCTGTTAAGGATGCTGGTATCTGAATTTACTTTAACCGAAAATCCGGGGAATACCACAACTTCGTTACTGCGCATTGTGTGTCATGCCGACGATTCCGTTATTCTTGGAACATGGTTGCAGGAGACAGATCATCGCACTATTGAAGACCAG ATGGAACCAAACCGACGGGCCGATTCTGAACAT TTGCAACCTAATAGTGCCGCCGGATCAGGAGCACTGGAGCATGATTCATGCTGTTTGTATCGTCCTGTTCCAAAC GGCGAAATAGTACCGGGACCACTTCCTCTAGGTGTTGCTGTTATCGATATGTCAGTCTCATTATTTGGACAAATATTTCCTCGCGTAGCGAACAAACACAGATTGCAAATGTTGGACCACTTCAGCGAATGTATTAAACATGCTAAAAGTGCCAGACAAGAAGCGGTACAAATGAATGTCTTTACAGCCGTTCTTAGTGGATTGAAGGGTCTTAATGAGGCAAAAACTAGTTTCGGCCAagaagatgtaaaaaaatctgcaacCAATCTGATTATC AGCGCACTTGTCAGTAGCAATTCAATCCTGCGCTGCGCAGCTGGTGAGGCAGTCGGGCGAATGGCACAAGTTGTTTCAGACTCCAAATTCACCGCAGAGTTGGCACAGACCAGTTTCGATCGACTCAAATCGGCTCGTGATGTGGCTAGTAGGACGGGTCATTCGCTGGCACTTGGTTGCCTGCACAGATATGTCGGAGGAATGGGTTCTAGTCAACATTTGAACACAAGTGTCAGCATTCTGCTTGCTCTCGCCCAAGACAATACATCTCCTGTTGTACAG GTTTGGGCATTGCATGCGCTAGCACTTATTGCCGACTCTGGAGGCCCGATGTTCCGAGGCTATGTCGAACCGACGCTATCATTAGCATTAACTCTCCTCCTCAACGTTCCACATTCCTACATTGACGTTCATCAATGTATCGGCAAAGTTCTGTCTGCACTTATTACCACCATTGGACCAGAATTGCAAG GCAATACATCGACCATATGTATGGCACGGTCATCCTTTTTATGCGCTTGTGCAATAATGCAAGATCATCAGGACCCGCTTGTTCAAGCTGAAGCTACAGGGTGTTTACAACAATTACATCTATTTGCGCCACGACATGTTAATTTGTCCTCATTGGTTCCCACATTGTGT CGCACTTTGTCAAGCAATCATCTTCTACTTCGCAAAGCGGCAATATCTTGTCTTCGTCAGCTTGCTCAACGGGAGGCGAAAGAAGTATGTGAACATGCGATGACATTAGCCAATGAAAGCAGAGATACGAACATCGTCGAGGGTCTCGTTATCACGGAGACAGGTCTTCCAGGAGTTTTATTCAGCATGCTAGATACAGAAACGGACAGCCGACTAATAAAAGATATCCACGATACTCTTACCAGTATGCTTCAAATGCTTGCTGCTGACAACCTATCACAGTGGTTATCTCTTTGCAAAGATGTTTTAACGGTAGCTTCAG AGTCGAGTACGACAACAGAAGAAGTCACTGCTGTTCTAACTGAAGATAGTACAGCGGATGATGAAGGTGGTGAAGCAGAAGGTGATGATGATCAGGCCGAATTTCACGCAGAAGAGTCAACACGGCAACGTCCAGCTGTCTCACCACGTTGGCCGACCAGAGTTTTCGCTGCTCAGAGTGTACGACGGATTATCACTGCTTGTCTTGTCAACAAGCAGGCACACTTTGATCTGGCCTTAGCTAAGGAAATGCAGCTCACCAGAGGAAGAG GAGATTTTCTAGTACTACACTTATCAGATTTAGTGCGTATGGCATTTATGGCTGCGACCAGTGATTGTGATCCTTTGCGATTAGAAGGTCTCAAGACCTTAcaagaaataattgataaatttgcCAAAGTTCCGGAACCAGAATTTCCTGGACACTTACTTCTGGAACAATTCCAAGCGCAG GTTGGTGCTGCCTTGAGACCAGCGTTTTCTACAGAAACAGCATCTCACGTCACCGCTGCAGCTTGTGAAGCTTGTAGCGCATGGATTGGTAGTGGTGTTGCAAGGGATCTCAATGATTTACGCCGAGTACATCAACTGCTTGTATCGTCGTTGGAAAAATTAAGAGGCGGACATTCTCATCAACAATTATACAATGAAAGCCTTTCTACGTTAGAAAAACTGGCCATATTAAAGGCTTGGGCTGAG GTGTACGTGGTGGCAATGATTAATGATGGTTCAGCACCTGGAAATGTAGAGACGTCATCAAGAAATAAGGCTCATACAACTGCCGCAAACGAAGAAGAAGGCTTTGGCGAATTTGAGTTCCAGAATGAAAGCTTACTCAGTTTAGTTCAGCCAGAGTTATTAAGTCTGAGTCAACATTGGTTAGCTGCCCTGCGCGATCATGCATTACTCTCCCTACCACCTG aattttcaagtCAGCTTCCTCACGATGGAGGAGCTTTTTACACAACTGATACAATGGAATCAGCTCGTCCTTATTACCTTGAGTCTTGGGCTCCAATACTTCATGCAGCAACACTGTGGCTGAATGCTCGAGGCTTCGAATCTCCAGAACCTGCCAATGTCGATACTAATACGAAGAATAAACTTGgccgtaataataataatgactcTACCAATACAGAATCTAATGTCGAACGATTCCATTTATTGTTTG GTATATGCATGGAAGCTTTGTGCAGTCCTCGATCTTCGGAGTCTACCCAAAGTGTAGAGACATGTCTGAGTGCTCTCTACACCTTACTTGATTCTATATGGGCACGCAACGTACTTATGGTTGATCGGTCCCTTCCTATTGAGCTTTGCAATGTTCTTCACAG GTTGCTACTGACGCGAGAAAGCTATACCATTCAAATGATGGTAATGGAAGTACTGAAACAAGTAATGCGTGCTGCTCAAGAAGACCTTGCAGAtcggaaaaaatcgaaactcaAGG AACTTGTCCCTGCAAATCAAGAGTCTAAAGACACCACAGAAGTCGATGAACTGGGGGAAGGGCAGGAAACTGGTGACCTTATTCCAGGACAATCTTTAGTTTTTGCTGTACTAGAAGTTTGCTTGTGCTTACTCGTACGACAAATACCAGCGTTGAATCCCAGTCCAGGTGGTGCGACAACGGTGTTGTCTCATCGGGGATATACAGCATCGGAGGAATGTGGCAGGCTCATCGCTGCCACTCTGAATGTGATGGAAGGTCTTCCAAGGCTTTGTTCTCCACAAG GTGCCATTGCGATTCTACCCACGTTGTTATATTTAACAACTGGGGTAATTAGAGAGACTGCGATTCGCACAGATAACGATAATTCTGGGGTCGGACCTGGAGCACCTGTGCACGGGGCTCTGCATTGTCTCAAGAGTCTTATGACCAATAAATACGCAACTGATGCAAGAAGTGAACAACAGTGGAAAACTTTGCTTCAGAGTGCTCTTGCTAAAATAGTCGATCTTGCAAAAACAG GTTGTGATGAAACGAAAATGGATGAAGTTGCGATGATGTTAGGGATTGCAGTGTTTGTCCTCCACGCATCCCCTGAGGTTGTGAGTGCGCCGAACTTACAGTACCCTTGCATCAATCATTTTCGGCAGTGTCTTCAATCAGAAAATACTCTG GTTAAATTAAAGTGCATACAAACATTGAGAACAATCTTCATGCACTATGAACGCAGTGTCAGTACTCCCTACATCCACGCTCTCGCACCAAGGTTGGTGGAATATCTGTACAGTGAATCGAGCAAACAAGTATCAAACGAAACTCAGCTAACTCTTACATTAGAAAGCATAGCAACGATTGAAGCACTCATATCATTAGCTGAACCTGCTAATC gtATTCAAATGCTTACTCTGCTGGTGCCTATTCTGATAAATTATCTACTGGAAGGTGATGCCTTGCGCCATGGATCCAAATTCCAAATCACTCTCCATCAACAGAGTTTTCAATGGCTGAATAAAATAGGACCAAAGTACCCTCAG GAATTTAAGACGTTGATGGCACAATCTACAGAGTTGAAAACAAAGCTCGAAAACGCGGTGAAATCCAGCCACCAGCAGCAGGTTCAAAAGCAATCAAGATTATCGGAGCCAGTGAAACAAGCAATTAAACTCAACACTGCCCcttcaattaaattaaaaacagaTTTTTCTAACTTCAACTAA